From Cellulomonas oligotrophica, a single genomic window includes:
- a CDS encoding LCP family protein, translating into MGEDEQRRHDRRRGARTPAHARSLHERRWPRVAGLALVGALAAGASGAAALASQVGTNVTTVGSVADVLADASGEEDQAPDPWDGRAVDLLLLGSDDRSGENAAIGGADDGMRADTTLLAHVSADRTRIEITSLPRDTRASIPACPVDTAGGMSSPREDKFNAAFATGALSGDVGLAAACTALTVREMTGVEVDAFMIVDFAGFQGMVDAVGGVEVCVPEPLVDGRYTALNLPAGRHVLLGQQALDYVRARHVEGTDGTDLSRIERQQKFLGALVRKVTGSEVLTSPAATLSFVDAATSSLTVSSELSGSQVMGLVWSMRELRPQDVTFVTVPWRYDAEGWVEWTSDADVLWQRLLADQPLVEPAPEPTATATGSPAGPDGDGTADDPVDDGTAGEPADDGTTDGTAPQAPAPPVLGTTTAVDPDAAVCG; encoded by the coding sequence ATGGGCGAGGACGAGCAGCGTCGGCACGACCGGCGCCGGGGCGCGCGGACCCCGGCGCACGCCCGGAGCCTCCACGAGCGGCGCTGGCCGCGCGTGGCCGGGCTCGCCCTGGTCGGGGCCCTCGCCGCAGGTGCCTCAGGGGCCGCCGCCCTCGCGTCGCAGGTCGGCACGAACGTCACCACCGTCGGCTCCGTCGCGGACGTCCTCGCCGACGCGTCGGGCGAGGAGGACCAGGCGCCCGACCCGTGGGACGGCCGTGCCGTCGACCTCCTGCTGCTCGGGTCGGACGACCGGTCCGGCGAGAACGCCGCGATCGGCGGCGCCGACGACGGGATGCGCGCCGACACGACCCTGCTCGCGCACGTCTCCGCGGACCGCACGCGCATCGAGATCACGTCGCTGCCGCGGGACACCCGCGCGAGCATCCCCGCGTGCCCCGTCGACACCGCCGGCGGCATGTCGAGCCCGCGGGAGGACAAGTTCAACGCGGCCTTCGCGACCGGGGCGCTGTCCGGCGACGTCGGGCTGGCCGCCGCGTGCACGGCCCTCACGGTCCGGGAGATGACCGGTGTCGAGGTCGACGCCTTCATGATCGTGGACTTCGCCGGGTTCCAGGGCATGGTCGACGCCGTCGGCGGCGTCGAGGTGTGCGTCCCCGAGCCCCTCGTCGACGGGCGGTACACGGCGCTGAACCTGCCTGCCGGACGGCACGTGCTGCTGGGCCAGCAGGCGCTGGACTACGTGCGCGCCCGTCACGTCGAGGGCACCGACGGCACCGACCTGTCGCGCATCGAGCGGCAGCAGAAGTTCCTCGGTGCGCTCGTCCGCAAGGTCACAGGGTCCGAGGTGCTCACGTCCCCGGCGGCGACGCTGTCGTTCGTCGACGCCGCGACGTCCTCGCTGACCGTGTCCTCCGAGCTGTCCGGCTCGCAGGTCATGGGCCTGGTGTGGAGCATGCGCGAGCTGCGCCCCCAGGACGTCACGTTCGTCACGGTGCCCTGGCGGTACGACGCCGAGGGGTGGGTGGAGTGGACGTCGGACGCCGACGTGCTCTGGCAGCGGCTGCTCGCCGACCAGCCGCTCGTCGAGCCGGCGCCGGAGCCCACCGCGACGGCCACCGGCTCACCCGCCGGACCGGACGGGGACGGCACTGCGGACGACCCCGTGGACGACGGCACGGCGGGCGAACCGGCGGACGACGGCACGACCGACGGCACCGCCCCGCAGGCCCCGGCCCCTCCGGTCCTCGGGACGACCACGGCGGTCGACCCCGACGCCGCCGTCTGCGGCTGA